A single genomic interval of Granulicella tundricola MP5ACTX9 harbors:
- the gcvH gene encoding glycine cleavage system protein GcvH gives MAYPAAYKYTKSHEWLEVSGTTGSVGITDYAQSSLGDIVFVELPKVGDTLTAGKIFGSVESVKAVSDLYAPASGTVTEINEALNPAPETINTDANTTWLYKFDLTNPSELTSLDTLIEAAAYETFVAEETGH, from the coding sequence ATGGCCTATCCCGCCGCATACAAGTACACCAAGTCCCACGAGTGGCTCGAAGTCTCCGGAACCACCGGCTCCGTCGGCATCACCGACTACGCCCAAAGCTCCCTTGGCGACATCGTCTTCGTCGAGCTCCCCAAGGTAGGCGACACCCTCACCGCCGGCAAGATCTTCGGCTCCGTCGAGAGCGTCAAGGCCGTCAGCGATCTCTATGCCCCCGCCTCCGGCACCGTCACCGAGATCAACGAGGCCCTCAACCCCGCACCCGAGACCATCAACACCGACGCCAACACCACCTGGCTCTATAAATTCGACCTCACCAACCCGTCCGAGCTTACCTCCCTCGACACTCTCATCGAAGCCGCCGCCTACGAAACCTTCGTAGCCGAAGAAACAGGACACTAG
- the gcvPA gene encoding aminomethyl-transferring glycine dehydrogenase subunit GcvPA: MRYLPKSPTDREEMLADIGVPNIDALFSSIPAEYQLTRDLDVPRQHAESEIIDRFRAYADNNANGYASFLGAGVYKHYKPVIIDSLVQRGEFLTSYTPYQPEIAQGTLQAMFEFQTMICELTGMEIANASMYDGSTGAAEAIMMAVRVTGRNAAVIARTVHPEYREVIQTYATHQEIPLTEVSYASNGRVDMAALEAAITPDTACVLIQSPNFFGTIEDVAAIAELAHSKGALLIVSIAEAVSLGIVRPPAEADIVSLEAQSFGVALGYGGPYCGVIACKEKFLRQMPGRLIGETKDANGKRGYVLTLSTREQHIRREKATSNICTNQALVALMTTIYLTIYGKEGMKELGEHNLAKADYLRSVLSDKGKVLFDGAPRFHEFVLDLKQGAEAANVALLEKKIIGGLPLEKWYPELGPGASLWCATEVTKRTDMDAAAEALITIDEPALAAKG; this comes from the coding sequence ATGCGTTATCTCCCCAAAAGCCCCACCGACCGCGAAGAGATGCTCGCCGACATCGGCGTCCCCAACATCGACGCCCTCTTCTCCTCCATCCCGGCCGAGTATCAGCTTACCCGCGATCTCGACGTCCCGCGCCAGCACGCCGAGTCAGAGATCATCGACCGCTTCCGCGCATATGCCGACAACAACGCCAACGGCTACGCCAGCTTTCTCGGCGCAGGCGTCTACAAGCACTACAAGCCCGTCATCATCGACTCCCTCGTCCAGCGCGGCGAGTTCCTCACCAGCTACACCCCCTACCAGCCCGAGATCGCGCAAGGGACCCTCCAGGCCATGTTCGAGTTTCAGACCATGATCTGCGAACTCACCGGCATGGAGATCGCCAACGCCAGCATGTACGACGGCTCCACCGGCGCAGCCGAAGCCATCATGATGGCCGTCCGGGTCACCGGCCGCAACGCCGCCGTCATCGCCCGCACCGTCCACCCGGAGTACCGCGAGGTCATCCAGACCTACGCCACCCACCAGGAAATCCCCCTCACGGAGGTCTCCTACGCCTCCAATGGCCGCGTCGACATGGCCGCCCTTGAAGCCGCCATCACGCCCGACACCGCCTGCGTCCTCATCCAGTCCCCCAACTTCTTCGGCACCATTGAAGACGTTGCCGCCATCGCAGAACTCGCCCACAGCAAAGGTGCGTTGCTCATCGTCTCCATCGCCGAGGCCGTCTCCCTCGGCATCGTCAGACCACCCGCAGAGGCTGACATCGTCTCCCTCGAAGCCCAAAGCTTCGGCGTAGCCCTCGGCTATGGCGGCCCTTACTGCGGTGTCATCGCCTGCAAAGAGAAGTTCCTCCGCCAGATGCCCGGCCGCCTCATCGGCGAAACCAAGGACGCCAACGGCAAGCGCGGCTACGTCCTCACCCTCTCCACCCGCGAGCAGCACATCCGCCGCGAGAAGGCCACCTCCAACATCTGCACCAACCAGGCCCTCGTCGCCCTTATGACGACCATCTATCTCACTATCTACGGCAAAGAGGGCATGAAAGAGCTGGGCGAACACAACCTCGCCAAAGCTGACTACCTCCGCTCGGTCCTTTCAGATAAAGGGAAGGTTCTCTTCGACGGAGCGCCTCGTTTCCACGAGTTCGTCCTCGACCTGAAGCAGGGAGCGGAAGCAGCCAACGTGGCGCTGTTAGAGAAGAAGATCATCGGCGGTCTGCCGCTTGAGAAGTGGTACCCGGAATTAGGCCCAGGAGCTTCCCTCTGGTGCGCCACAGAGGTCACCAAACGTACAGACATGGATGCCGCTGCAGAGGCTCTCATCACCATCGATGAGCCCGCCCTCGCGGCCAAAGGTTAG
- the gcvPB gene encoding aminomethyl-transferring glycine dehydrogenase subunit GcvPB: MSDTKFVGTPRKVTTHVNQNEGLIFEKSSPGKKAYRLAELDVPAIDAKKLLGPALRTDLGVMPELSEIEIIRHFTRLSTWNYAIDLGMYPLGSCTMKYNGRVNEAVARLEGIAEAHPYQPESLSQGCLQIMKTLEEALLEITGMDAITLQPAAGAHGEFTGILMVRAYHESKGNARKKIIVPDSAHGTNPATAAVVGYEVANLKSNAQGMVDLEELERMVDEDTAALMLTNPSTIGVFESDIHKIADILHAKGALLYMDGANMNALVGKTRPGDFGVDVMHLNLHKTFSTPHGGGGPGSGPVAVKKILEPFLPKPTVETKPDGSLTLQFDRPQSVGRVRMFYGNFGMFVRALAYILANGPDGLRQTTEDAVLNANYIRAKLLDTFELPFKRPSLHEVVFSDKLQAKNGVKTGDMGKRLIDYGFHAYTVSFPLVVSGAMMIEPTESESREELDLLIDALKQIAQEAAENPELVKTAPHTTRLQRLDETTAARKPILRWKAPVAKEPVQPDTAAKEW; encoded by the coding sequence ATGTCAGACACGAAGTTCGTAGGCACCCCTCGCAAAGTCACCACCCACGTCAACCAGAACGAAGGCTTGATCTTCGAGAAGTCCTCACCCGGCAAGAAAGCCTATCGCCTGGCCGAGTTGGACGTGCCGGCGATTGATGCCAAGAAGCTGCTCGGCCCCGCGCTGCGCACCGACCTTGGCGTCATGCCCGAACTGAGCGAGATCGAGATCATCCGCCACTTCACGCGTCTCTCGACTTGGAACTATGCGATCGACCTGGGCATGTACCCCCTCGGCTCATGCACGATGAAGTACAACGGCCGCGTCAACGAAGCTGTCGCACGGCTTGAAGGTATCGCCGAAGCCCATCCGTACCAGCCCGAATCCCTCTCGCAGGGCTGCCTCCAGATCATGAAGACCCTCGAGGAAGCCCTCCTCGAGATCACCGGCATGGACGCCATCACCCTCCAGCCCGCCGCCGGCGCGCACGGCGAGTTCACCGGCATCCTCATGGTCCGCGCCTACCATGAGTCCAAAGGCAACGCCCGCAAGAAGATCATCGTCCCTGATAGCGCTCACGGGACAAACCCCGCCACCGCAGCGGTCGTCGGATACGAAGTAGCCAACCTGAAATCCAACGCCCAGGGCATGGTCGATCTCGAAGAGCTGGAGCGCATGGTCGACGAAGACACCGCTGCCCTCATGCTCACCAACCCCAGCACCATCGGCGTCTTCGAGTCGGACATTCACAAGATCGCCGATATCCTCCACGCTAAAGGCGCCCTCCTCTACATGGATGGAGCCAACATGAACGCACTCGTCGGCAAGACCCGCCCCGGCGACTTCGGCGTAGACGTCATGCACCTCAACCTGCACAAAACCTTCTCTACCCCGCACGGCGGCGGTGGCCCGGGCAGCGGCCCCGTAGCCGTCAAGAAGATCCTCGAGCCCTTCCTTCCGAAGCCCACGGTCGAGACCAAACCTGACGGCTCGCTCACCCTGCAGTTCGACCGCCCGCAGTCCGTAGGCCGCGTCCGCATGTTCTACGGGAACTTCGGCATGTTTGTCCGCGCCTTGGCGTATATCCTCGCCAACGGCCCCGACGGCCTCCGCCAGACGACCGAGGACGCCGTCCTCAACGCCAACTACATCCGCGCCAAGCTCCTCGACACCTTCGAGCTGCCGTTCAAGCGCCCGTCGCTTCATGAGGTTGTCTTCAGCGATAAACTGCAGGCCAAGAACGGCGTCAAGACCGGCGACATGGGCAAGCGTCTCATCGACTACGGCTTCCACGCCTACACCGTCAGCTTCCCGCTCGTCGTCTCCGGCGCCATGATGATCGAGCCCACCGAGAGCGAATCCCGCGAGGAGCTTGACCTTCTCATCGACGCACTCAAGCAGATCGCCCAGGAGGCCGCCGAGAACCCGGAGCTGGTCAAGACCGCGCCCCATACCACCCGGCTGCAGCGCCTGGATGAGACCACAGCGGCGCGCAAGCCTATCCTGCGTTGGAAGGCCCCCGTCGCAAAGGAGCCCGTTCAGCCGGATACCGCCGCGAAGGAGTGGTAA
- a CDS encoding DUF427 domain-containing protein, with amino-acid sequence MNKGAGDSASGESESVWDYPRPPRLEASVRRIRIVHAGRVIADATQAVRILETSHPPVYYLAPADVAVSLLRRSSAAGSFCEFKGVAGYWDLIMPGADLVGQVAWSYEQPSPGYSALKGFLAFYASKVDECWVDEERVVPQEGDFYGGWITKNLKGPFKGAPGTRGW; translated from the coding sequence ATGAACAAAGGAGCAGGGGATTCGGCGAGTGGCGAAAGTGAGTCGGTGTGGGACTATCCGAGGCCCCCTCGGCTGGAGGCGAGTGTGCGGCGAATCAGGATCGTGCATGCGGGAAGGGTGATTGCCGATGCGACGCAGGCAGTCCGGATACTGGAGACGAGCCATCCTCCGGTGTACTATCTGGCGCCTGCCGATGTGGCGGTCAGTCTGTTGCGACGCTCCTCCGCGGCCGGGAGCTTTTGTGAGTTCAAGGGGGTGGCTGGCTATTGGGACCTGATTATGCCAGGAGCCGACCTTGTTGGCCAGGTGGCCTGGAGTTATGAACAGCCGTCACCGGGCTATTCGGCGTTGAAGGGGTTTCTGGCGTTCTATGCGAGCAAGGTGGATGAGTGCTGGGTGGATGAGGAGCGCGTGGTACCGCAGGAAGGGGACTTCTATGGCGGTTGGATTACGAAGAATCTGAAAGGGCCGTTCAAGGGTGCGCCGGGGACGCGGGGTTGGTGA
- a CDS encoding MGMT family protein produces the protein MAKGQVFDQFTVERVKRSLLRDSLRKNEQRDLAFRHMILSIPPGKVSTYGGVAAAAGYPRYHRSVAKLLRTGPADQLPWHRILGAGGEIKLRGAGADEQRARLELEGVAFKGARVDMERHEHTMRPWEIDR, from the coding sequence ATGGCGAAGGGGCAGGTGTTCGATCAGTTCACCGTTGAGCGAGTAAAGCGTAGCCTGTTGAGGGATTCGCTCCGCAAGAACGAGCAACGCGATCTTGCGTTTCGTCATATGATCCTCTCGATTCCCCCGGGCAAGGTGAGCACCTATGGCGGGGTCGCTGCGGCGGCCGGTTACCCGCGCTACCATCGCTCAGTGGCGAAGCTGCTACGGACGGGTCCGGCCGATCAGTTGCCTTGGCATCGCATCCTTGGCGCGGGTGGGGAGATCAAGCTGCGCGGGGCCGGCGCTGATGAGCAACGGGCGCGCTTGGAGCTGGAGGGCGTTGCGTTCAAGGGTGCGCGGGTCGATATGGAACGGCACGAACATACGATGAGGCCCTGGGAGATCGATCGGTAA
- the gcvT gene encoding glycine cleavage system aminomethyltransferase GcvT encodes MSDAVVNLRTTALNATHRTHKAKMVDFGGWDMPVEYSGLIAEHTAVRTAVGLFDVSHMGDIQLRGPGSLAAVQRLLMNDASKLQTGQAHYSAMLYENGTFVDDVVLHKLSDNDYLIVINAGTREKDVQWVRKQIGAMPGVHINDFSDYYTQLAIQGPKAEATLQKLTTTDLSVIKNYWFAWGQVCGCHNVMIARTGYTGEDGFEIYIPSDEPTSSRVWGEVLDAGAEFGIIPCGLGARNTLRLESAMALYGHEISDTINVFEANLGRYCKMDKGTDFVGRDALSEIEFTGGPKRKLVGLEMIDRGIGRDGYPVFTVGGEKIGEITSGSPAPFLKKNIALAYVPTQYAVVDEILAVEIRGALVKAKVVPTPFYKKPKKPPTV; translated from the coding sequence ATGTCAGACGCCGTCGTCAATCTCCGCACCACCGCGCTTAACGCCACTCACCGCACCCACAAGGCCAAGATGGTCGACTTTGGCGGCTGGGACATGCCCGTCGAATACTCCGGCCTGATCGCCGAGCACACCGCCGTCCGGACGGCCGTCGGCCTCTTCGACGTGTCCCACATGGGCGATATCCAGCTCCGTGGACCGGGCTCCCTCGCCGCCGTGCAGCGTCTCCTGATGAACGATGCCAGCAAGCTTCAGACCGGCCAGGCCCACTACTCGGCCATGTTGTATGAGAACGGGACGTTTGTCGATGATGTGGTCCTCCACAAGCTCTCCGACAATGACTATCTCATCGTCATCAACGCCGGCACGCGCGAGAAAGACGTCCAGTGGGTCCGCAAGCAGATCGGTGCCATGCCCGGCGTCCACATCAACGACTTCTCCGACTACTACACCCAACTGGCCATCCAGGGCCCCAAGGCCGAAGCCACCCTGCAAAAACTCACCACCACAGACCTCTCCGTTATCAAGAACTACTGGTTCGCCTGGGGCCAGGTCTGCGGCTGCCACAACGTCATGATCGCCCGCACCGGCTATACCGGCGAAGACGGCTTTGAGATCTATATCCCGTCCGACGAGCCCACCAGCTCCCGCGTCTGGGGCGAGGTCCTGGACGCCGGCGCAGAGTTCGGCATCATCCCCTGCGGCCTCGGTGCACGCAACACCCTTCGTCTCGAGTCCGCCATGGCCCTCTACGGCCACGAGATCTCCGACACCATCAACGTCTTCGAGGCCAACCTCGGCCGCTACTGCAAGATGGACAAGGGCACCGACTTCGTGGGCCGCGACGCCCTCTCCGAGATCGAATTCACCGGCGGCCCCAAGCGCAAACTCGTCGGCCTCGAGATGATCGACCGAGGTATCGGCCGTGACGGCTACCCGGTCTTCACCGTAGGCGGTGAAAAAATCGGTGAGATCACCAGCGGCTCCCCCGCCCCATTCCTCAAGAAAAACATCGCTCTCGCCTACGTCCCCACCCAGTATGCAGTTGTGGACGAGATCCTCGCCGTAGAGATTCGCGGCGCGCTCGTCAAAGCCAAAGTGGTCCCCACGCCCTTCTACAAGAAACCAAAAAAGCCCCCCACCGTCTAA
- a CDS encoding protein adenylyltransferase SelO — protein sequence MAMNPLNVLRKVLPTEAAAPLPVHFGFENTYARLPEHFYARLNPTPVAAPRLVKLNVELAVKLGLDPNALASPEGVAILAGNRVAQGSEPLAMAYAGHQFGHFVPQLGDGRANLLGEVMGRDGKRYDIQLKGSGPTPFSRRGDGRAALGPVLREYIVSEAMAAMGVPTTRALAAVMSGEEVMREGFMPGGVLTRVAASHLRVGTFQYFAARGDTDSVRKLADYAIARHYPEAAETAGPYLALLTGVIGRQARLVAQWMMLGFIHGVMNTDNTSISGETIDYGPCAFLEAYHPEKVFSSIDQQSRYAYDNQPRAMLWNLTRLAESLLPLIVEEQGGEEAGLASAKEALAGFQPQFEASRMAGLGRKLGLSMEQEGDAALALDLLERMAANEADFTLTFRRLCDAALDAEADGAVRVLFAVPEAYDVWAAQWRSRLREQPGAAERVAAMRHANPAIVPRNHLVEQALEAAAGQEDFTLFEGLLEAVCHPFEDRPELTKYTTPAQPQEQVRYTFCGT from the coding sequence ATGGCTATGAACCCGCTGAACGTCCTCCGTAAAGTACTGCCGACAGAAGCCGCGGCTCCGCTGCCTGTGCATTTTGGCTTTGAGAATACCTACGCGCGCCTTCCCGAGCACTTCTATGCGAGGTTGAATCCTACGCCTGTCGCCGCTCCGCGCCTGGTGAAGCTGAACGTGGAACTGGCGGTGAAGCTGGGGCTCGATCCGAATGCGCTGGCGAGCCCCGAAGGAGTTGCGATCCTGGCTGGGAACCGGGTGGCCCAGGGCTCTGAACCCCTGGCTATGGCGTATGCAGGCCACCAGTTTGGGCACTTCGTTCCTCAACTGGGCGACGGCCGCGCCAACCTGCTGGGCGAGGTGATGGGTCGCGACGGCAAGCGCTATGACATTCAGCTCAAGGGCTCAGGGCCGACACCCTTTTCCCGGCGAGGCGATGGGCGAGCCGCACTGGGGCCGGTGCTGCGCGAGTACATCGTCAGTGAGGCCATGGCAGCCATGGGCGTACCCACGACGCGGGCTCTGGCGGCGGTGATGAGCGGCGAAGAGGTGATGCGCGAGGGATTCATGCCGGGAGGGGTGCTGACCCGGGTGGCTGCGAGCCATCTGCGCGTGGGGACCTTCCAGTACTTTGCCGCGCGGGGCGATACGGACTCGGTCCGCAAGCTGGCCGACTATGCCATTGCTCGGCACTACCCGGAAGCTGCTGAAACAGCGGGGCCTTATCTTGCACTGCTGACGGGTGTGATCGGCCGTCAGGCGCGCCTGGTGGCGCAGTGGATGATGTTGGGTTTCATCCACGGCGTGATGAACACGGACAACACGTCCATCTCCGGCGAGACGATCGACTACGGCCCGTGCGCGTTTCTCGAGGCTTACCATCCGGAGAAGGTCTTCAGCTCGATCGACCAGCAGAGCCGCTACGCCTACGACAACCAGCCCCGTGCGATGCTGTGGAATTTGACTCGGCTGGCGGAGAGTTTGCTTCCGTTGATTGTGGAAGAGCAAGGGGGCGAAGAAGCGGGACTTGCTTCAGCGAAGGAGGCTCTTGCGGGCTTTCAGCCGCAATTTGAGGCGTCTCGCATGGCTGGATTGGGCCGCAAGCTTGGCTTGTCCATGGAGCAGGAGGGCGATGCTGCCCTGGCGCTGGACCTGCTGGAGCGCATGGCGGCCAATGAGGCTGACTTCACGCTGACCTTCCGGCGGCTTTGTGATGCGGCGCTCGATGCTGAGGCTGATGGGGCGGTGCGTGTTTTGTTCGCTGTTCCCGAGGCTTACGATGTCTGGGCGGCGCAATGGCGGTCTCGCTTGCGGGAACAACCGGGGGCTGCGGAGCGCGTTGCGGCTATGCGGCACGCGAATCCGGCGATCGTTCCCAGGAACCATCTGGTGGAGCAGGCTCTGGAGGCCGCTGCCGGGCAGGAAGACTTTACGCTCTTTGAAGGTCTGCTCGAGGCTGTGTGCCACCCGTTTGAGGATCGTCCGGAACTGACGAAGTACACCACGCCCGCTCAACCGCAGGAGCAGGTTCGTTACACGTTCTGCGGCACGTAA
- the pelA gene encoding pectate lyase, giving the protein MSKALLRAGLSIALACGSVAGFASVIGTNKPALDITRARILQLPAGQQKVWLDYLKRSEEQRAADRAALAGERKPGMAVPDLPKESSSAHSMPLDREAAWYGTAEARHIADVIVSFQTPAGGWSKNMDMAGTLRQPGQSYAPDNLSRHPSEADFDTPKDPNWNYVGTLDNDATNTELRFLARVAGQTRTEGESYRKSFLRGLRYLLAAQFPNGGWPQVWPLEGGYHDAITYNDNAVTETADLLTQATSGMGDYAFVPAELRHRSAEAMQRALQCIVTTQIVVHGKRTGWPQQQDPLTLAPESGRNYEPPALATGESADILIYLMGLPHPSPAIRAAVRNGVDWLKSVEVYGQEWTGSRRDAEGRHLVAHAGSGPIWARYYSIETGKPIFGDRDKSLHDDVNELSLERRNGYSWYSDGPLKALTAYAILGRSRPGKYLPTPHGYGVKSSKHET; this is encoded by the coding sequence ATGAGCAAGGCTTTGCTTCGTGCTGGACTCTCCATCGCGCTTGCCTGCGGAAGTGTTGCGGGCTTTGCGTCGGTGATCGGCACGAACAAGCCGGCTCTGGACATTACGAGAGCTCGTATTCTGCAGCTTCCGGCGGGCCAGCAGAAGGTCTGGCTGGACTATTTGAAGCGCTCTGAGGAGCAGCGTGCCGCCGACCGGGCGGCTCTGGCTGGTGAGCGGAAGCCGGGGATGGCGGTGCCTGACCTCCCGAAGGAGAGCTCGTCGGCCCACTCTATGCCGCTGGATCGCGAGGCTGCCTGGTATGGAACGGCTGAGGCTCGGCATATCGCGGATGTGATTGTGAGCTTCCAGACTCCGGCCGGAGGGTGGAGCAAGAACATGGATATGGCAGGGACGCTACGCCAGCCTGGACAGAGCTATGCGCCGGACAACTTGTCTCGTCATCCGAGTGAAGCGGACTTCGACACGCCGAAGGATCCGAACTGGAACTACGTCGGCACTCTGGACAACGACGCCACCAATACGGAGTTGCGATTTTTGGCGCGCGTTGCGGGACAGACAAGGACGGAGGGGGAGAGCTATCGGAAGAGCTTCCTGCGTGGACTGCGATACCTGCTGGCGGCGCAGTTTCCTAATGGGGGGTGGCCCCAGGTCTGGCCTCTTGAGGGCGGCTACCATGATGCGATCACCTATAACGACAATGCCGTCACCGAAACTGCGGATCTTCTGACGCAGGCAACGAGCGGCATGGGCGACTATGCCTTCGTCCCTGCAGAGTTGCGGCACCGATCGGCAGAGGCGATGCAGCGTGCCCTGCAGTGCATTGTGACGACCCAGATTGTGGTGCATGGGAAACGGACGGGATGGCCGCAGCAGCAGGACCCGCTGACGCTGGCTCCTGAATCGGGCCGGAACTACGAGCCCCCTGCGCTTGCGACCGGCGAGAGCGCGGATATTCTGATTTATCTGATGGGGCTGCCCCACCCCTCCCCGGCGATACGGGCTGCGGTGAGGAATGGAGTGGATTGGCTGAAGTCGGTGGAGGTATACGGGCAGGAGTGGACGGGGTCCCGGAGGGATGCCGAGGGCCGGCATCTGGTCGCTCATGCGGGGAGTGGGCCGATCTGGGCGCGCTACTACTCCATCGAGACGGGTAAACCGATCTTTGGAGACCGGGACAAGAGCCTCCATGACGACGTGAACGAGCTTTCCCTGGAGCGGCGCAATGGGTATAGCTGGTACTCGGATGGGCCGTTGAAGGCGCTCACGGCCTATGCGATTTTGGGAAGAAGTAGGCCGGGCAAGTACCTCCCTACCCCCCATGGTTATGGGGTAAAGTCTTCAAAACATGAGACTTAG
- a CDS encoding carboxypeptidase-like regulatory domain-containing protein, whose amino-acid sequence MKRVPAHRGLNLWVAGLLCVSAAGLSAQQPAPAAPGQSLPAAPSAVQQASLSGSAGLTGTVTDTDQALISTAQIVLEETETKVTRSATSDASGSFSFVAVPPGKYMLRISAPGFSQWKVEDIILHADDALALPTVELGVEEITASVNAITQEDLAEQQISAEEHQRILGILPNFYVSYVSNAAPLTRKQKFKLAFVVSTDPLTFMTTGVTAGIEQAQGDFSGYGPGISGYAQRYAATYGNRLSATFLGSAFFPSIFHQDPRYFYRGHGRIVTRALYAISTTVICKGDNGHFQPNYSNVLGNLGAAFIAGTYYPRSDQHAVQVTVSDTLLGVAYGSFGTLFQEFLLRHVTHGAPPITPAQP is encoded by the coding sequence ATGAAGAGGGTTCCAGCCCATCGTGGCTTGAATCTGTGGGTTGCGGGTCTTCTGTGTGTTTCCGCCGCGGGCTTATCCGCACAGCAGCCTGCTCCGGCAGCGCCCGGCCAGAGTCTTCCGGCTGCACCATCCGCAGTTCAGCAAGCCTCGCTTTCCGGCAGCGCCGGACTGACCGGAACCGTGACCGATACTGACCAGGCGTTGATCTCCACCGCGCAAATTGTGCTTGAAGAGACGGAGACCAAGGTCACACGTTCCGCGACCTCGGACGCCAGCGGAAGCTTCAGCTTTGTTGCGGTTCCGCCCGGAAAGTACATGCTGAGGATCTCAGCGCCGGGCTTTTCGCAGTGGAAGGTTGAGGACATTATCCTGCACGCGGATGACGCACTGGCGTTGCCAACGGTGGAGCTAGGAGTAGAGGAGATTACCGCGTCCGTCAACGCGATCACGCAAGAAGATCTGGCGGAGCAGCAGATCAGCGCGGAAGAGCATCAGCGCATCCTGGGAATTCTGCCGAATTTCTATGTCAGCTATGTTTCAAACGCCGCTCCACTGACGCGCAAGCAGAAGTTCAAGCTTGCGTTTGTGGTGAGCACAGATCCGCTGACCTTTATGACGACCGGCGTGACGGCGGGCATCGAGCAGGCGCAGGGCGACTTTTCCGGCTACGGCCCCGGCATTTCAGGCTATGCGCAGCGGTATGCGGCGACGTATGGCAACCGGTTGAGCGCTACGTTTCTGGGTTCGGCGTTTTTCCCTTCGATCTTCCATCAGGACCCCCGCTACTTTTACCGTGGGCATGGCCGCATCGTGACTCGGGCGCTGTATGCGATCTCCACGACGGTGATCTGTAAGGGCGATAACGGCCACTTTCAGCCCAACTACTCAAATGTCCTGGGCAATCTGGGTGCGGCGTTCATCGCTGGAACGTATTATCCGCGGAGCGATCAGCACGCGGTCCAGGTGACGGTGTCCGACACGCTGCTGGGAGTGGCGTATGGATCCTTCGGCACCTTGTTCCAAGAGTTTCTGCTGCGTCATGTGACTCACGGTGCGCCGCCGATCACTCCGGCGCAGCCCTGA
- a CDS encoding DUF2911 domain-containing protein, with protein sequence MSLRTILSSAALLTTLALAPAGFAQDGQMAGMQMAPESGKTMPSPPQTATVTLAGQTLTIKYNSPHMRNRQIFGGLVPYDQVWRTGANPATTLITPVALHIGSLLVPAGTYTIYTLPSRKKWMLIVNKQNGQWGTEYKQEMDLGRVELKEKSIAEPQEVMSISFDDIKRDSAELHIRWATTDESVKITTP encoded by the coding sequence ATGTCCCTCCGCACGATCCTTAGCTCCGCTGCCCTTCTCACAACCCTCGCCCTTGCGCCGGCCGGCTTCGCCCAGGACGGCCAGATGGCCGGCATGCAGATGGCTCCCGAGTCTGGCAAGACCATGCCCAGCCCGCCCCAGACCGCAACGGTCACCCTAGCCGGCCAGACCCTCACCATCAAGTACAACTCGCCTCACATGAGGAATCGCCAGATCTTCGGCGGACTTGTTCCCTACGACCAGGTCTGGCGCACCGGCGCGAACCCGGCAACGACCCTGATCACGCCCGTCGCCCTCCATATCGGCAGCCTCCTCGTCCCCGCCGGGACCTACACCATCTACACCCTGCCGAGCCGCAAGAAATGGATGCTCATCGTCAACAAGCAGAACGGTCAGTGGGGCACGGAGTACAAACAGGAGATGGATCTCGGCCGCGTGGAGTTGAAGGAAAAATCCATCGCGGAGCCCCAGGAGGTCATGAGCATCTCGTTTGACGACATCAAGCGCGACTCCGCCGAACTCCACATCCGCTGGGCCACGACGGACGAATCAGTCAAGATCACTACACCTTAA